The following are encoded together in the Hoplias malabaricus isolate fHopMal1 chromosome 3, fHopMal1.hap1, whole genome shotgun sequence genome:
- the rprmb gene encoding protein reprimo B translates to MNWTAFNDTDGALFSNTSSSSLDACCPPDGGLARAAMDERSTFIVSVVQIAVMCVLALTVVFGIFFLGCNLLIKSEGMINFLVTDRRSSKDVEAVIVGSY, encoded by the coding sequence ATGAACTGGACGGCGTTCAACGACACGGACGGCGCTCTGTTCTCCAACACGAGCAGCTCGAGCCTGGACGCGTGCTGCCCGCCGGACGGCGGCTTGGCGCGCGCGGCGATGGACGAGCGCAGCACCTTCATTGTGAGCGTGGTGCAGATCGCCGTGATGTGCGTGCTCGCGCTCACCGTGGTGTTCGGCATCTTCTTCCTCGGCTGTAACCTGCTCATCAAGTCCGAGGGCATGATCAACTTTCTGGTGACGGACCGGAGATCGTCCAAGGACGTGGAGGCGGTCATAGTGGGCTCCTATTAG